A genomic region of Glycine max cultivar Williams 82 chromosome 15, Glycine_max_v4.0, whole genome shotgun sequence contains the following coding sequences:
- the LOC100787817 gene encoding putative RING-type E3 ubiquitin transferase C3H69 isoform X1, with protein MSKRVLCKFFAHGACLKGEHCEFSHDWKDPPNNICTFYQKGVCAYGSRCRYDHVKASREQSSAPSSSVTEPQTPVSDTVAFGNTRATFNGVATAAEFSLSRSPYFLPSEPAWNQEPVWNQEFGYNEPLGEDNVGQTIITSPSELSICSFAAAGNCPRGEKCPHIHGDLCPTCGKHCLHPFRPEEREEHMKSCENKHKHLDALKRSQEIECSVCLELVLSKPTAAECKFGLLSECDHPFCISCIRNWRSSNPTLGMDVNSTLRACPICRKLSYFVIPSVIWYSTTEEKQEIIDNYKAKLKSIDCKHFDFGEGNCPFGTSCFYKHAYRDGRLEQVVLRHLGAADGDTVIAKDIRLSDFLSNMHLR; from the exons ATGTCTAAGAG GGTTCTTTGCAAGTTTTTTGCTCATGGAGCCTGTCTGAAAGGGGAGCATTGTGAATTTTCTCATGACTGGAAAGATCCTCCAAATAAT ATATGCACATTTTATCAGAAAGGAGTCTGTGCTTATGGTAGTCGCTGCAGATATGATCATGTCAAAGCTTCTCGAGAGCAATCTTCTGCTCCATCTTCTTCAGTAACCGAACCCCAGACCCCAGTTTCAGATACTGTTGCTTTTGGAAATACTAGAGCTACATTTAATGGTGTTGCTACAGCTGCAGAGTTTTCTCTTTCCAGGAGTCCTTACTTTCTTCCTAGTGAACCAGCTTGGAATCAAGAACCGGTTTGGAATCAAGAGTTTGGGTATAATGAACCTTTAGGAGAGGACAATGTTGGTCAAACCATAATCACTTCACCTTCTGAGCTTTCAATTTGTTCATTTGCTGCTGCTGGAAACTGTCCACGAGGGGAAAAATGCCCTCATATTCATGGGGATCTATGTCCCACCTGTGGAAAGCATTGCTTGCATCCTTTCCGACCTGAGGAAAGAGAAGAACATATGAAGAGTTGTGAAAATAAGCATAAGCATCTTGATGCATTGAAACGAAGTCAAGAAATTGAATGCAGTGTTTGCCTGGAGCTTGTTCTGTCAAAGCCTACAGCAGCTGAATGTAAGTTTGGGCTGCTGTCTGAATGTGATCATCCGTTCTGCATATCCTGTATTAGGAATTGGCGTAGTAGTAACCCAACATTGGGGATGGATGTTAACAGCACATTGAGGGCCTGCCCTATTTGTCGTAAGCTATCATACTTTGTCATTCCAAGTGTCATTTGGTACTCAACAActgaagaaaaacaagaaatcaTCGACAACTACAAGGCAAAGCTCAA GTCAATTGATTGCAAGCACTTTGACTTTGGGGAAGGGAACTGCCCTTTTGGAACTAGTTGTTTCTACAAG CATGCATATCGAGATGGCCGTCTGGAGCAGGTAGTTTTGCGACATCTAGGGGCTGCAGATGGTGATACCGTAATTGCAAAAGACATCAG GTTGTCGGATTTCCTTTCTAACATGCATTTAAGATGA
- the LOC100787817 gene encoding putative RING-type E3 ubiquitin transferase C3H69 isoform X2: MSKRVLCKFFAHGACLKGEHCEFSHDWKDPPNNICTFYQKGVCAYGSRCRYDHVKASREQSSAPSSSVTEPQTPVSDTVAFGNTRATFNGVATAAEFSLSRSPYFLPSEPAWNQEPVWNQEFGYNEPLGEDNVGQTIITSPSELSICSFAAAGNCPRGEKCPHIHGDLCPTCGKHCLHPFRPEEREEHMKSCENKHKHLDALKRSQEIECSVCLELVLSKPTAAECKFGLLSECDHPFCISCIRNWRSSNPTLGMDVNSTLRACPICRKLSYFVIPSVIWYSTTEEKQEIIDNYKAKLN, from the exons ATGTCTAAGAG GGTTCTTTGCAAGTTTTTTGCTCATGGAGCCTGTCTGAAAGGGGAGCATTGTGAATTTTCTCATGACTGGAAAGATCCTCCAAATAAT ATATGCACATTTTATCAGAAAGGAGTCTGTGCTTATGGTAGTCGCTGCAGATATGATCATGTCAAAGCTTCTCGAGAGCAATCTTCTGCTCCATCTTCTTCAGTAACCGAACCCCAGACCCCAGTTTCAGATACTGTTGCTTTTGGAAATACTAGAGCTACATTTAATGGTGTTGCTACAGCTGCAGAGTTTTCTCTTTCCAGGAGTCCTTACTTTCTTCCTAGTGAACCAGCTTGGAATCAAGAACCGGTTTGGAATCAAGAGTTTGGGTATAATGAACCTTTAGGAGAGGACAATGTTGGTCAAACCATAATCACTTCACCTTCTGAGCTTTCAATTTGTTCATTTGCTGCTGCTGGAAACTGTCCACGAGGGGAAAAATGCCCTCATATTCATGGGGATCTATGTCCCACCTGTGGAAAGCATTGCTTGCATCCTTTCCGACCTGAGGAAAGAGAAGAACATATGAAGAGTTGTGAAAATAAGCATAAGCATCTTGATGCATTGAAACGAAGTCAAGAAATTGAATGCAGTGTTTGCCTGGAGCTTGTTCTGTCAAAGCCTACAGCAGCTGAATGTAAGTTTGGGCTGCTGTCTGAATGTGATCATCCGTTCTGCATATCCTGTATTAGGAATTGGCGTAGTAGTAACCCAACATTGGGGATGGATGTTAACAGCACATTGAGGGCCTGCCCTATTTGTCGTAAGCTATCATACTTTGTCATTCCAAGTGTCATTTGGTACTCAACAActgaagaaaaacaagaaatcaTCGACAACTACAAGGCAAAGCTCAA TTGA